The following coding sequences lie in one Apium graveolens cultivar Ventura chromosome 1, ASM990537v1, whole genome shotgun sequence genomic window:
- the LOC141663309 gene encoding RNA polymerase sigma factor sigB-like isoform X1 — translation MFCLLPQFKCVPPSFYINLSTHHHSSFQFYRFRHPTCFRRQRLVTVATVIEKASFEDYSQSVAANRPWSVSASTLTLVLDLELESRSSSTVTNKPWTFGGAIGPPTEQANFGAALTTKTRVSNEETIIAAAAAEAVALARTAAKVAKDVARMVKLHKSTKPFTDAERSLFDKTQLTQLRETDLLGALGELEKPQFDVKSDGEEPTPEELELLQEELSQSIAVRSSRQIERKAKRARAAERSSAGVVSVKSGSTSKKKRTSMQEIDYSDPLRHLRGSTSSELLTAREERELSRGIQVYLKLEKLYDELKERYGSEPSYMQWAAAAGIDQLTLRKNITYGKICKDKMIKSNVRLVISIAKNYQGVGMNLQDLVQEGCRGLVRGAEKFDASKGFKFSTYAHWWIKQAVRKSLSDQCRTIRLPFHMVDATYRVKEAKKQLFNENGKHPSNEEVAEATGLSMKRLETVLLTPKAPRSLDQKFGNNQYMKPSVSSIRNFLFFHYFLYALVGYFQEVVSDPEAETSEELLIKQFMRKDLDTVLDSLNPRERKVVRWRFGLDDGRMKTLQEIGEIMGVSRERVRQIESCAFRRLKNKKRTKNLHQYLVSQ, via the exons ATGTTTTGTCTGCTGCCACAGTTCAAGTGTGTGCCTCCCTCTTTTTACATCAACTTAAGTACCCATCATCACTCTTCCTTTCAATTCT ATAGATTTAGACATCCTACTTGCTTCCGGAGGCAAAGGTTGGTGACAGTAGCAACAGTGATTGAGAAGGCATCTTTTGAAGATTATTCACAATCAGTTGCTGCTAATAGACCTTGGTCAGTATCAGCATCAACATTAACTCTGGTGCTTGATCTAGAATTAGAATCTCGTTCTAGCTCAACAGTGACAAATAAACCATGGACTTTTGGCGGTGCAATAGGTCCACCTACTGAG CAGGCAAATTTTGGAGCAGCTCTAACGACCAAAACTCGTGTTTCAAATGAGGAGACCATTATAGCTGCTGCAGCTGCGGAAGCAGTTGCTCTAGCAAGAACAGCTGCAAAGGTTGCAAAGGATGTTGCAAGAATGGTCAAACTTCATAAATCGACAAAACCTTTTACTGATGCTGAGAGATCCCTGTTTGATAAGACTCAGTTGACTCAACTGAGAGAAACAGATCTACTGGGTGCATTAGGAGAACTAGAAAAGCCTCAATTTGACGTAAAATCAGATGGCGAGGAGCCAACACCTGAAGAACTTGAGCTTCTCCAAGAAGAATTGTCTCAGAGTATAGCTGTAAGATCTAGCCGTCAAATAGAAAGAAAAGCTAAACGAGCAAGAGCAGCAGAGAGGTCTTCAGCGGGGGTTGTGTCCGTGAAATCTGGTTCAACAAGCAAAAAGAAACGTACCTCTATGCAAGAGATAGACTACTCTGACCCGTTGCGTCACTTGAGAGGAAGTACTAGTTCCGAACTTCTCACTGCAAGAGAAGAAAGGGAGCTATCGAGAGGAATACAG GTTTATTTAAAACTAGAGAAACTGTATGATGAGTTGAAAGAACGTTATGGGAGTGAGCCCAGTTACATGCAGTGGGCTGCTGCAGCAGGCATTGATCAGTTGACCCTTAGAAAAAACATAACCTATGGTAAAATCTGCAAGGACAAAATGATCAAGAGCAATGTACGGCTTGTCATTTCTATTGCTAAAAATTATCAAGGAGTTGGGATGAATCTTCAAGATCTTGTTCAG GAAGGTTGTCGAGGACTTGTACGAGGAGCAGAGAAATTTGATGCTTCGAAGGGGTTTAAGTTCTCAACCTATGCTCACTGGTGGATAAAGCAAGCAGTTCGGAAGTCTCTTTCTGATCAGTGTAGAACAATTCGATTACCA TTCCACATGGTGGACGCAACCTATAGGGTGAAGGAGGCTAAAAAGCAACTGTTTAATGAAAATGGCAAACATCCAAGCAATGAAGAAGTTGCAGAGGCAACAGGTCTTTCAATGAAGAGGCTCGAGACTGTTTTACTAACACCTAAAGCTCCTCGATCTCTTGATCAAAAGTTTGGAAACAACCAATATATGAAACCTTCAGTAAGTTCCATCAGAAACTTTTTGTTTTTTCATTACTTTCTTTATGCATTGGTTGGTTACTTCCAGGAAGTGGTATCAGATCCTGAAGCTGAAACATCCGAGGAGTTGTTAATCAAGCAGTTTATGAGAAAGGACCTAGACACTGTGCTGGATTCATTAAACCCGAGAGAGAGAAAAGTTGTTAGATGGCGATTCGGACTAGACGATGGGAGGATGAAAACACTACAGGAGATTGGAGAGATCATGGGTGTAAGCAGAGAAAGAGTTAGACAAATTGAATCTTGTGCTTTCAGAAGATtgaagaacaaaaagagaacCAAGAATCTGCATCAGTATTTGGTTTCCCAATAA
- the LOC141663309 gene encoding RNA polymerase sigma factor sigB-like isoform X2 → MFCLLPQFKCVPPSFYINLSTHHHSSFQFYRFRHPTCFRRQRLVTVATVIEKASFEDYSQSVAANRPWSVSASTLTLVLDLELESRSSSTVTNKPWTFGGAIGPPTEANFGAALTTKTRVSNEETIIAAAAAEAVALARTAAKVAKDVARMVKLHKSTKPFTDAERSLFDKTQLTQLRETDLLGALGELEKPQFDVKSDGEEPTPEELELLQEELSQSIAVRSSRQIERKAKRARAAERSSAGVVSVKSGSTSKKKRTSMQEIDYSDPLRHLRGSTSSELLTAREERELSRGIQVYLKLEKLYDELKERYGSEPSYMQWAAAAGIDQLTLRKNITYGKICKDKMIKSNVRLVISIAKNYQGVGMNLQDLVQEGCRGLVRGAEKFDASKGFKFSTYAHWWIKQAVRKSLSDQCRTIRLPFHMVDATYRVKEAKKQLFNENGKHPSNEEVAEATGLSMKRLETVLLTPKAPRSLDQKFGNNQYMKPSVSSIRNFLFFHYFLYALVGYFQEVVSDPEAETSEELLIKQFMRKDLDTVLDSLNPRERKVVRWRFGLDDGRMKTLQEIGEIMGVSRERVRQIESCAFRRLKNKKRTKNLHQYLVSQ, encoded by the exons ATGTTTTGTCTGCTGCCACAGTTCAAGTGTGTGCCTCCCTCTTTTTACATCAACTTAAGTACCCATCATCACTCTTCCTTTCAATTCT ATAGATTTAGACATCCTACTTGCTTCCGGAGGCAAAGGTTGGTGACAGTAGCAACAGTGATTGAGAAGGCATCTTTTGAAGATTATTCACAATCAGTTGCTGCTAATAGACCTTGGTCAGTATCAGCATCAACATTAACTCTGGTGCTTGATCTAGAATTAGAATCTCGTTCTAGCTCAACAGTGACAAATAAACCATGGACTTTTGGCGGTGCAATAGGTCCACCTACTGAG GCAAATTTTGGAGCAGCTCTAACGACCAAAACTCGTGTTTCAAATGAGGAGACCATTATAGCTGCTGCAGCTGCGGAAGCAGTTGCTCTAGCAAGAACAGCTGCAAAGGTTGCAAAGGATGTTGCAAGAATGGTCAAACTTCATAAATCGACAAAACCTTTTACTGATGCTGAGAGATCCCTGTTTGATAAGACTCAGTTGACTCAACTGAGAGAAACAGATCTACTGGGTGCATTAGGAGAACTAGAAAAGCCTCAATTTGACGTAAAATCAGATGGCGAGGAGCCAACACCTGAAGAACTTGAGCTTCTCCAAGAAGAATTGTCTCAGAGTATAGCTGTAAGATCTAGCCGTCAAATAGAAAGAAAAGCTAAACGAGCAAGAGCAGCAGAGAGGTCTTCAGCGGGGGTTGTGTCCGTGAAATCTGGTTCAACAAGCAAAAAGAAACGTACCTCTATGCAAGAGATAGACTACTCTGACCCGTTGCGTCACTTGAGAGGAAGTACTAGTTCCGAACTTCTCACTGCAAGAGAAGAAAGGGAGCTATCGAGAGGAATACAG GTTTATTTAAAACTAGAGAAACTGTATGATGAGTTGAAAGAACGTTATGGGAGTGAGCCCAGTTACATGCAGTGGGCTGCTGCAGCAGGCATTGATCAGTTGACCCTTAGAAAAAACATAACCTATGGTAAAATCTGCAAGGACAAAATGATCAAGAGCAATGTACGGCTTGTCATTTCTATTGCTAAAAATTATCAAGGAGTTGGGATGAATCTTCAAGATCTTGTTCAG GAAGGTTGTCGAGGACTTGTACGAGGAGCAGAGAAATTTGATGCTTCGAAGGGGTTTAAGTTCTCAACCTATGCTCACTGGTGGATAAAGCAAGCAGTTCGGAAGTCTCTTTCTGATCAGTGTAGAACAATTCGATTACCA TTCCACATGGTGGACGCAACCTATAGGGTGAAGGAGGCTAAAAAGCAACTGTTTAATGAAAATGGCAAACATCCAAGCAATGAAGAAGTTGCAGAGGCAACAGGTCTTTCAATGAAGAGGCTCGAGACTGTTTTACTAACACCTAAAGCTCCTCGATCTCTTGATCAAAAGTTTGGAAACAACCAATATATGAAACCTTCAGTAAGTTCCATCAGAAACTTTTTGTTTTTTCATTACTTTCTTTATGCATTGGTTGGTTACTTCCAGGAAGTGGTATCAGATCCTGAAGCTGAAACATCCGAGGAGTTGTTAATCAAGCAGTTTATGAGAAAGGACCTAGACACTGTGCTGGATTCATTAAACCCGAGAGAGAGAAAAGTTGTTAGATGGCGATTCGGACTAGACGATGGGAGGATGAAAACACTACAGGAGATTGGAGAGATCATGGGTGTAAGCAGAGAAAGAGTTAGACAAATTGAATCTTGTGCTTTCAGAAGATtgaagaacaaaaagagaacCAAGAATCTGCATCAGTATTTGGTTTCCCAATAA
- the LOC141663309 gene encoding RNA polymerase sigma factor sigB-like isoform X3: MFCLLPQFKCVPPSFYINLSTHHHSSFQFYRFRHPTCFRRQRLVTVATVIEKASFEDYSQSVAANRPWSVSASTLTLVLDLELESRSSSTVTNKPWTFGGAIGPPTEQANFGAALTTKTRVSNEETIIAAAAAEAVALARTAAKVAKDVARMVKLHKSTKPFTDAERSLFDKTQLTQLRETDLLGALGELEKPQFDVKSDGEEPTPEELELLQEELSQSIAVRSSRQIERKAKRARAAERSSAGVVSVKSGSTSKKKRTSMQEIDYSDPLRHLRGSTSSELLTAREERELSRGIQVYLKLEKLYDELKERYGSEPSYMQWAAAAGIDQLTLRKNITYGKICKDKMIKSNVRLVISIAKNYQGVGMNLQDLVQEGCRGLVRGAEKFDASKGFKFSTYAHWWIKQAVRKSLSDQCRTIRLPFHMVDATYRVKEAKKQLFNENGKHPSNEEVAEATGLSMKRLETVLLTPKAPRSLDQKFGNNQYMKPSEVVSDPEAETSEELLIKQFMRKDLDTVLDSLNPRERKVVRWRFGLDDGRMKTLQEIGEIMGVSRERVRQIESCAFRRLKNKKRTKNLHQYLVSQ, encoded by the exons ATGTTTTGTCTGCTGCCACAGTTCAAGTGTGTGCCTCCCTCTTTTTACATCAACTTAAGTACCCATCATCACTCTTCCTTTCAATTCT ATAGATTTAGACATCCTACTTGCTTCCGGAGGCAAAGGTTGGTGACAGTAGCAACAGTGATTGAGAAGGCATCTTTTGAAGATTATTCACAATCAGTTGCTGCTAATAGACCTTGGTCAGTATCAGCATCAACATTAACTCTGGTGCTTGATCTAGAATTAGAATCTCGTTCTAGCTCAACAGTGACAAATAAACCATGGACTTTTGGCGGTGCAATAGGTCCACCTACTGAG CAGGCAAATTTTGGAGCAGCTCTAACGACCAAAACTCGTGTTTCAAATGAGGAGACCATTATAGCTGCTGCAGCTGCGGAAGCAGTTGCTCTAGCAAGAACAGCTGCAAAGGTTGCAAAGGATGTTGCAAGAATGGTCAAACTTCATAAATCGACAAAACCTTTTACTGATGCTGAGAGATCCCTGTTTGATAAGACTCAGTTGACTCAACTGAGAGAAACAGATCTACTGGGTGCATTAGGAGAACTAGAAAAGCCTCAATTTGACGTAAAATCAGATGGCGAGGAGCCAACACCTGAAGAACTTGAGCTTCTCCAAGAAGAATTGTCTCAGAGTATAGCTGTAAGATCTAGCCGTCAAATAGAAAGAAAAGCTAAACGAGCAAGAGCAGCAGAGAGGTCTTCAGCGGGGGTTGTGTCCGTGAAATCTGGTTCAACAAGCAAAAAGAAACGTACCTCTATGCAAGAGATAGACTACTCTGACCCGTTGCGTCACTTGAGAGGAAGTACTAGTTCCGAACTTCTCACTGCAAGAGAAGAAAGGGAGCTATCGAGAGGAATACAG GTTTATTTAAAACTAGAGAAACTGTATGATGAGTTGAAAGAACGTTATGGGAGTGAGCCCAGTTACATGCAGTGGGCTGCTGCAGCAGGCATTGATCAGTTGACCCTTAGAAAAAACATAACCTATGGTAAAATCTGCAAGGACAAAATGATCAAGAGCAATGTACGGCTTGTCATTTCTATTGCTAAAAATTATCAAGGAGTTGGGATGAATCTTCAAGATCTTGTTCAG GAAGGTTGTCGAGGACTTGTACGAGGAGCAGAGAAATTTGATGCTTCGAAGGGGTTTAAGTTCTCAACCTATGCTCACTGGTGGATAAAGCAAGCAGTTCGGAAGTCTCTTTCTGATCAGTGTAGAACAATTCGATTACCA TTCCACATGGTGGACGCAACCTATAGGGTGAAGGAGGCTAAAAAGCAACTGTTTAATGAAAATGGCAAACATCCAAGCAATGAAGAAGTTGCAGAGGCAACAGGTCTTTCAATGAAGAGGCTCGAGACTGTTTTACTAACACCTAAAGCTCCTCGATCTCTTGATCAAAAGTTTGGAAACAACCAATATATGAAACCTTCA GAAGTGGTATCAGATCCTGAAGCTGAAACATCCGAGGAGTTGTTAATCAAGCAGTTTATGAGAAAGGACCTAGACACTGTGCTGGATTCATTAAACCCGAGAGAGAGAAAAGTTGTTAGATGGCGATTCGGACTAGACGATGGGAGGATGAAAACACTACAGGAGATTGGAGAGATCATGGGTGTAAGCAGAGAAAGAGTTAGACAAATTGAATCTTGTGCTTTCAGAAGATtgaagaacaaaaagagaacCAAGAATCTGCATCAGTATTTGGTTTCCCAATAA